Sequence from the Deltaproteobacteria bacterium genome:
GATCAGCGCCCGCTCGAGCCGGCGGCGCGGGAAGTACGTGGCGATGCGCGTGATGCCGACCACGGCCGCGCCACCTTAGGGGTTGGGCGACGCTTCGTCCAGCCTCCGCTTGACCGCCCGCGCCGCCGGAGATAGGCGCGAGCGATGGCGCGCCGACTCGCCATCGGCTCCGTCCCGCTCTCCGATCGTGCGCCGCGCATCGTCGCCGCGGGGGGCGAGGCAGATCTGGAGGCGCTCGTCGGCGCCGACGGCGCCGATCTGGTGGAGCTGCGCGCCGACCTGTGCGACGACCCGCGCCCGGAGACGCTGCCGGCGCTGCTCGGACGCCTGAGGGCCGGCGGTCGCCCCGTGATCCTGACCGCGCGCGCCGCCGCCGAGGGCGGCCGGCCGATGGACGAGGCCCGCCGGCGCGCGCTCTACACGGCCGGGCTGCCGCACGCCGACGCGATCGACGTCGAGGTCGCCTCGACGGCGCTCGCCGCGGAGCTCGTGCCTCGGGCCCGGGCCGCCGGCAAGACCGTCATGCTGTCGGCGCACGCGCTGCATGCGACGCCGCCGGTCGCGGCGCTCCTCCAGCTCCTCGATCGCGCCGAGGCGCTGGGCGCGGACCTGACGAAGCTCGTCGCCCACGCGGCCGACCTCGGCGACCTGCGCGTGCTGCTCGAGGTCACGCTTGCCGCCCGCACCCGCGGCATCGTGACGCTCGCCACGGGCCCCGCGGGCCCGCTCTCGCGCGTCGTCCTGCCCGCCGCCGGCTCCCTCCTCGCCTACGGCCACGCCGGCCGCCCGACCGCACCGTCGGGCCAATTGCCCGTCGCCGAGCTCGCCGCGCTCCTCCGCCGCCTCCTCCCCTCGTAGCCAGGCGTCGGAGGCCGTAGCGCCGCGCCCCCGCCTACTCGTCCATCGGCGGCGCCCGGCGCGCCGCCTTCTTCTCGCTCTGGGCGCGCTTGGCGGCGAGCATCTTCTCCTTCGCGCGCCGCGAGCGG
This genomic interval carries:
- a CDS encoding type I 3-dehydroquinate dehydratase, which translates into the protein MARRLAIGSVPLSDRAPRIVAAGGEADLEALVGADGADLVELRADLCDDPRPETLPALLGRLRAGGRPVILTARAAAEGGRPMDEARRRALYTAGLPHADAIDVEVASTALAAELVPRARAAGKTVMLSAHALHATPPVAALLQLLDRAEALGADLTKLVAHAADLGDLRVLLEVTLAARTRGIVTLATGPAGPLSRVVLPAAGSLLAYGHAGRPTAPSGQLPVAELAALLRRLLPS